Proteins encoded by one window of Salvia splendens isolate huo1 chromosome 7, SspV2, whole genome shotgun sequence:
- the LOC121742479 gene encoding probable inactive nicotinamidase At3g16190 isoform X3, translating into MADSNWKNIALLVIDMQKDFIHPGGPVHVIGGAAIVPNVVKAVEQARIRQIPIIWVVREHDPLGRDVELFRRHWYAADEPKPTSKGSVGAELVDGLVIKDGDYKLVKTRFSAFFNAHLHLYLQGAGINMLVITGVQTPNCIRQTVFDAVALDYHKVMVIVDATAAATPVVQIDREGRTVRSTDRKPRPKRRFPANSDDSQQFPANFHHFATIFRWHLQVPNNSYYSGNCS; encoded by the exons ATGGCAGACTCAAACTGGAAGAATATCGCCCTTCTTGTAATTGATATGCAG AAAGATTTCATTCATCCCGGCGGTCCGGTGCATGTTATAGGCGGCGCAGCTATTGTTCCAAATGTTGTTAAGGCCGTTGAACAAGCTCGAATCCGTCAAATTCCTATTATTTGG GTTGTGCGAGAGCATGATCCATTGGGGAGAGATGTAGAGTTGTTCCGCAGGCATTGGTATGCTGCTGATGAACCAAAACCGACTTCAAAGGGTAGCGTGGGAGCAGAATTGGTTGATGGGCTGGTCATCAAAGACGGTGACTATAAGCTGGTGAAGACGAGGTTTAGCGCCTTTTTTAACGCACACCTTCACTTATATCTACAGGGTGCTggaattaatatgttagtaatcACTG GTGTTCAAACTCCAAACTGTATCCGGCAGACTGTCTTTGATGCCGTTGCATTAGATTATCATAAAGTCATGGTCATTGTTGATGCAACCGCTGCTGCCACGCCTGTTGTACAAATTG ACAGAGAAGGTAGAACAGTTCGCAGCACAGACAGAAAGCCGCGACCCAAGCGACGATTCCCAGCAAATTCCGACGATTCCCAGCAATTTCCGGCGAATTTCCACCATTTTGCAACCATATTCCG atggcatctgcaagttccgaacaacagttattattccggtaattgttcttaA
- the LOC121742479 gene encoding probable inactive nicotinamidase At3g16190 isoform X2 codes for MADSNWKNIALLVIDMQKDFIHPGGPVHVIGGAAIVPNVVKAVEQARIRQIPIIWVVREHDPLGRDVELFRRHWYAADEPKPTSKGSVGAELVDGLVIKDGDYKLVKTRFSAFFNAHLHLYLQGAGINMLVITGVQTPNCIRQTVFDAVALDYHKVMVIVDATAAATPVVQIDREGRTVRSTDRKPRPKRRFPANSDDSQQFPANFHHFATIFRRWHLQVPNNSYYSGNCS; via the exons ATGGCAGACTCAAACTGGAAGAATATCGCCCTTCTTGTAATTGATATGCAG AAAGATTTCATTCATCCCGGCGGTCCGGTGCATGTTATAGGCGGCGCAGCTATTGTTCCAAATGTTGTTAAGGCCGTTGAACAAGCTCGAATCCGTCAAATTCCTATTATTTGG GTTGTGCGAGAGCATGATCCATTGGGGAGAGATGTAGAGTTGTTCCGCAGGCATTGGTATGCTGCTGATGAACCAAAACCGACTTCAAAGGGTAGCGTGGGAGCAGAATTGGTTGATGGGCTGGTCATCAAAGACGGTGACTATAAGCTGGTGAAGACGAGGTTTAGCGCCTTTTTTAACGCACACCTTCACTTATATCTACAGGGTGCTggaattaatatgttagtaatcACTG GTGTTCAAACTCCAAACTGTATCCGGCAGACTGTCTTTGATGCCGTTGCATTAGATTATCATAAAGTCATGGTCATTGTTGATGCAACCGCTGCTGCCACGCCTGTTGTACAAATTG ACAGAGAAGGTAGAACAGTTCGCAGCACAGACAGAAAGCCGCGACCCAAGCGACGATTCCCAGCAAATTCCGACGATTCCCAGCAATTTCCGGCGAATTTCCACCATTTTGCAACCATATTCCG tagatggcatctgcaagttccgaacaacagttattattccggtaattgttcttaA
- the LOC121742479 gene encoding probable inactive nicotinamidase At3g16190 isoform X4, with the protein MADSNWKNIALLVIDMQKDFIHPGGPVHVIGGAAIVPNVVKAVEQARIRQIPIIWVVREHDPLGRDVELFRRHWYAADEPKPTSKGSVGAELVDGLVIKDGDYKLVKTRFSAFFNAHLHLYLQGAGINMLVITGVQTPNCIRQTVFDAVALDYHKVMVIVDATAAATPVVQIDREGRTVRSTDRKPRPKRRFPANSDDSQQFPANFHHFATIFRLRPFRRYGI; encoded by the exons ATGGCAGACTCAAACTGGAAGAATATCGCCCTTCTTGTAATTGATATGCAG AAAGATTTCATTCATCCCGGCGGTCCGGTGCATGTTATAGGCGGCGCAGCTATTGTTCCAAATGTTGTTAAGGCCGTTGAACAAGCTCGAATCCGTCAAATTCCTATTATTTGG GTTGTGCGAGAGCATGATCCATTGGGGAGAGATGTAGAGTTGTTCCGCAGGCATTGGTATGCTGCTGATGAACCAAAACCGACTTCAAAGGGTAGCGTGGGAGCAGAATTGGTTGATGGGCTGGTCATCAAAGACGGTGACTATAAGCTGGTGAAGACGAGGTTTAGCGCCTTTTTTAACGCACACCTTCACTTATATCTACAGGGTGCTggaattaatatgttagtaatcACTG GTGTTCAAACTCCAAACTGTATCCGGCAGACTGTCTTTGATGCCGTTGCATTAGATTATCATAAAGTCATGGTCATTGTTGATGCAACCGCTGCTGCCACGCCTGTTGTACAAATTG ACAGAGAAGGTAGAACAGTTCGCAGCACAGACAGAAAGCCGCGACCCAAGCGACGATTCCCAGCAAATTCCGACGATTCCCAGCAATTTCCGGCGAATTTCCACCATTTTGCAACCATATTCCG GTTGAGACCCTTCAGGAGATATGGCATTTGA
- the LOC121742479 gene encoding probable inactive nicotinamidase At3g16190 isoform X1: MADSNWKNIALLVIDMQKDFIHPGGPVHVIGGAAIVPNVVKAVEQARIRQIPIIWVVREHDPLGRDVELFRRHWYAADEPKPTSKGSVGAELVDGLVIKDGDYKLVKTRFSAFFNAHLHLYLQGAGINMLVITGVQTPNCIRQTVFDAVALDYHKVMVIVDATAAATPVVQIDREGRTVRSTDRKPRPKRRFPANSDDSQQFPANFHHFATIFRHTRLDAFADNLTDTSVFLSIVIGCYIMPDIYIKVTAVGGRAPIGLRLRPFRRYGI, from the exons ATGGCAGACTCAAACTGGAAGAATATCGCCCTTCTTGTAATTGATATGCAG AAAGATTTCATTCATCCCGGCGGTCCGGTGCATGTTATAGGCGGCGCAGCTATTGTTCCAAATGTTGTTAAGGCCGTTGAACAAGCTCGAATCCGTCAAATTCCTATTATTTGG GTTGTGCGAGAGCATGATCCATTGGGGAGAGATGTAGAGTTGTTCCGCAGGCATTGGTATGCTGCTGATGAACCAAAACCGACTTCAAAGGGTAGCGTGGGAGCAGAATTGGTTGATGGGCTGGTCATCAAAGACGGTGACTATAAGCTGGTGAAGACGAGGTTTAGCGCCTTTTTTAACGCACACCTTCACTTATATCTACAGGGTGCTggaattaatatgttagtaatcACTG GTGTTCAAACTCCAAACTGTATCCGGCAGACTGTCTTTGATGCCGTTGCATTAGATTATCATAAAGTCATGGTCATTGTTGATGCAACCGCTGCTGCCACGCCTGTTGTACAAATTG ACAGAGAAGGTAGAACAGTTCGCAGCACAGACAGAAAGCCGCGACCCAAGCGACGATTCCCAGCAAATTCCGACGATTCCCAGCAATTTCCGGCGAATTTCCACCATTTTGCAACCATATTCCG gcacacgagactGGACGCGTTTGCCGACAATTTAACCGATACCAGCGTATTCCTCAGTATTGTGATAGGATGCTACATAATGCCGGACATCTATATAAAAGTCACCGCCGTGGGAGGAAGGGCGCCGATTGGGCTAAG GTTGAGACCCTTCAGGAGATATGGCATTTGA